A stretch of Melospiza melodia melodia isolate bMelMel2 chromosome 24, bMelMel2.pri, whole genome shotgun sequence DNA encodes these proteins:
- the SLC16A5 gene encoding monocarboxylate transporter 6 isoform X1 has protein sequence MSQGEAAGRGTAKPQDQGWAWMVLLAAVVLQGLTLGFPPCIGIFFTDLQHEFQASNSETSWFPSIMVAVLHGGGPLCSILVKRFGCRFVVMLGGLLSGLGMVSSSFCKSISQLYLTAGLITGLGSCFSFQAGVTVLGYYFVRWRTLANAVASTGVSLGFTLWPLVSQYLLDEMGWRNTFLIFGGILLNGCVCGAIMRPIQLASGSLPQSAKPEEEPGSRAEETQLSNGASPHHPTLQEHTKRTKCFQMLQKYLAFDIFCQNKGYQIYTIGVTWMMMGFALPHVYLVPYAIHNGVEERKAALLISVIGLINIFIRPFTGLLSGHRVFTGRRIYLFSLAVLLCGLSNFICVISAEFSVLILYCVILSIAMSGVGALTFQVLMDVVEMDRFSSALGLFTILESTTLLIGAPLTGFLVDITSDFHYVFYTSSFFLISAALFMGLSFCALEKKNKLREASKAHLDNPSRYQYSEMSTEPKAVSQSPPAVEYITSI, from the exons ATGTCccaaggagaagcagcaggacgtGGCACTGCCAAGCCCCAGGACCAGGGATGGGCATGGATGGTCCTGCTGGCCgcagtggtgctgcaggggctgacGCTGGGCTTCCCCCCCTGCATTGGCATCTTCTTCACGGACCTCCAGCACGAGTTCCAGGCCAGCAACAGCGAGACATCGTGGTTCCCGTCCATCATGGTGGCCGTGCTGCACGGAGGGG GGCCCCTGTGCAGCATCCTGGTGAAGCGGTTTGGCTGCAGGTTCGTGGTGATGCTGGGAGGGCTGCTCAGCGGGCTGGGAATGGTGTCCAGCTCCTTCTGCAAGTCCATCAGCCAGCTGTACCTCACAGCTGGCCTCATCACTG GTCTGGGATCATGTTTCAGCTTCCAGGCAGGAGTGACTGTGCTGGGCTATTACTTTGTGCGGTGGCGAACGCTGGCCAATGCCGTGGCCTCCACCGGGGTCTCCCTCGGCTTCACGCTGTGGCCACTGGTGTCTCAGTACTTGCTGGATGAGATGGGCTGGAGAAACACCTTCCTCATCTTTGGAGGAATACTGCTGAACGGCTGTGTTTGTGGAGCCATCATGAGACCCATTCAGCTGGCATCAGGGTCACTTCCACAGTCTGCCAAGCCCGAAGAGgagccagggagcagagcagaagAGACACAGCTGTCCAATGGAGCATCTCCTCACCACCCCACACTCCAGGAGCACACCAAAAGGACAAAATGCTTCCAGATGCTGCAGAAGTACCTGGCTTTTGACATCTTCTGTCAAAACAAAGGTTACCAGATTTACACTATTGGAGTAACCTGGATGATGATGGGGTTTGCCTTACCCCATGTCTACCTTGTGCCTTATGCCATCCACAACGGGGTGGAGGAGCGCAAGGCAGCCCTCCTCATCTCCGTCATCGGGCTCATCAACATCTTCATCCGCCCTTTCACAGGGCTGCTCTCGGGACACAGAGTCTTCACGGGAAGGCGCATCTACCTGTTCAGCCTGGCCGTGCTCCTCTGCGGGCTCAGCAACTTCATCTGTGTCATCTCAGCTGAGTTCAGCGTGCTCATCCTCTACTGCGTCATCCTCAGCATAGCCATGAGCGGCGTCGGGGCGCTCACCTTCCAGGTGCTGATGGATGTGGTGGAGATGGACAGGTTCTCCAGTGCTCTAGGGCTCTTCACCATCCTAGAGAGCACCACCCTCCTCATCGGGGCCCCGCTCACAG GTTTCCTGGTAGACATAACCAGTGATTTCCACTACGTCTTCTACACCTCCAGCTTCTTCCTGATATCAGCTGCATTATTTATGGGGCTCAGCTTCTgtgctctggaaaaaaaaaacaaattgagAGAGGCTTCCAAAGCACATTTGGACAATCCCTCCAGATATCAGTACAGTGAAATGTCAACAGAACCAAAGGCTGTAAGTCAATCCCCTCCAGCAGTTGAGTACATCACAAGCATATGA
- the SLC16A5 gene encoding monocarboxylate transporter 6 isoform X2: MSQGEAAGRGTAKPQDQGWAWMVLLAAVVLQGLTLGFPPCIGIFFTDLQHEFQASNSETSWFPSIMVAVLHGGGPLCSILVKRFGCRFVVMLGGLLSGLGMVSSSFCKSISQLYLTAGLITGLGSCFSFQAGVTVLGYYFVRWRTLANAVASTGVSLGFTLWPLVSQYLLDEMGWRNTFLIFGGILLNGCVCGAIMRPIQLASGSLPQSAKPEEEPGSRAEETQLSNGASPHHPTLQEHTKRTKCFQMLQKYLAFDIFCQNKGLLSGHRVFTGRRIYLFSLAVLLCGLSNFICVISAEFSVLILYCVILSIAMSGVGALTFQVLMDVVEMDRFSSALGLFTILESTTLLIGAPLTGFLVDITSDFHYVFYTSSFFLISAALFMGLSFCALEKKNKLREASKAHLDNPSRYQYSEMSTEPKAVSQSPPAVEYITSI; this comes from the exons ATGTCccaaggagaagcagcaggacgtGGCACTGCCAAGCCCCAGGACCAGGGATGGGCATGGATGGTCCTGCTGGCCgcagtggtgctgcaggggctgacGCTGGGCTTCCCCCCCTGCATTGGCATCTTCTTCACGGACCTCCAGCACGAGTTCCAGGCCAGCAACAGCGAGACATCGTGGTTCCCGTCCATCATGGTGGCCGTGCTGCACGGAGGGG GGCCCCTGTGCAGCATCCTGGTGAAGCGGTTTGGCTGCAGGTTCGTGGTGATGCTGGGAGGGCTGCTCAGCGGGCTGGGAATGGTGTCCAGCTCCTTCTGCAAGTCCATCAGCCAGCTGTACCTCACAGCTGGCCTCATCACTG GTCTGGGATCATGTTTCAGCTTCCAGGCAGGAGTGACTGTGCTGGGCTATTACTTTGTGCGGTGGCGAACGCTGGCCAATGCCGTGGCCTCCACCGGGGTCTCCCTCGGCTTCACGCTGTGGCCACTGGTGTCTCAGTACTTGCTGGATGAGATGGGCTGGAGAAACACCTTCCTCATCTTTGGAGGAATACTGCTGAACGGCTGTGTTTGTGGAGCCATCATGAGACCCATTCAGCTGGCATCAGGGTCACTTCCACAGTCTGCCAAGCCCGAAGAGgagccagggagcagagcagaagAGACACAGCTGTCCAATGGAGCATCTCCTCACCACCCCACACTCCAGGAGCACACCAAAAGGACAAAATGCTTCCAGATGCTGCAGAAGTACCTGGCTTTTGACATCTTCTGTCAAAACAAAG GGCTGCTCTCGGGACACAGAGTCTTCACGGGAAGGCGCATCTACCTGTTCAGCCTGGCCGTGCTCCTCTGCGGGCTCAGCAACTTCATCTGTGTCATCTCAGCTGAGTTCAGCGTGCTCATCCTCTACTGCGTCATCCTCAGCATAGCCATGAGCGGCGTCGGGGCGCTCACCTTCCAGGTGCTGATGGATGTGGTGGAGATGGACAGGTTCTCCAGTGCTCTAGGGCTCTTCACCATCCTAGAGAGCACCACCCTCCTCATCGGGGCCCCGCTCACAG GTTTCCTGGTAGACATAACCAGTGATTTCCACTACGTCTTCTACACCTCCAGCTTCTTCCTGATATCAGCTGCATTATTTATGGGGCTCAGCTTCTgtgctctggaaaaaaaaaacaaattgagAGAGGCTTCCAAAGCACATTTGGACAATCCCTCCAGATATCAGTACAGTGAAATGTCAACAGAACCAAAGGCTGTAAGTCAATCCCCTCCAGCAGTTGAGTACATCACAAGCATATGA
- the ARMC7 gene encoding armadillo repeat-containing protein 7, which translates to MELGRLEYLQALVTEFQVTDSTEAKEQVLANLANFAYDPSNYEYLRQLQVLDLFLDMLTEDNETLVEFAMGGLCNLCLDKTNKEYILEANGVEPIINCLSSSNEETVVSAVTTLMFLTTPRSRAQTTALPVVECMLRFSLSANTRLSNLASIFLQDYCSPAQLEEARSLSRHTAVGIPLPKD; encoded by the exons ATGGAACTGGGTCGGCTGGAGTATCTGCAGGCGCTTGTCACCGAGTTCCAGGTGACCGACAGCACAG AGGCCAAGGAGCAGGTACTGGCGAACCTGGCCAACTTCGCCTACGATCCCAGCAACTACGAGTATCTGCggcagctccaggtgctggacCTGTTCCTGGATATGCTGACCGAGGACAACGAGACCCTGGTGGAGTTTGCCATGG GTGGTCTTTGCAACCTGTGCTTGGATAAAACAAACAAAGAGTACATCCTGGAGGCCAACGGGGTGGAGCCCATCATCAACTGCCTGTCCAGCTCCAACGAGGAGACCGTGGTGTCGGCCGTGACCACGCTGATGTTCCTGACGACGCCGCGGTCGCGCGCGCAGACCACGGCGCTGCCCGTGGTGGAGTGCATGCTGCGCTTCTCGCTCTCGGCCAACACGCGCCTCAGCAACCTGGCCTCCATCTTCCTGCAGGACTACTGCAGCCCTGCGCAGCTGGAGGAGGCCAGGAGCCTCAGCAGGCACACGGCAGTGGGCATTCCTCTGCCCAAGGACTGA
- the NT5C gene encoding 5'(3')-deoxyribonucleotidase, cytosolic type yields MGSAAAPLRVLLDMDGVLADFEGAVLREFRARFPAEPRVELEQRRGFSVREQYRSLREDLAAKVASVYESPGFFLSLDPIPGALEAVQEMFHMQDTEVFICTSPLRNYEHCVVEKYKWVEKHLGPEFVERIILTRDKTVVAADLLFDDKDTIQGAEPKPSWEHILFTCCHNRHLQLPAPRRRLRSWADDWKAILESKRRQ; encoded by the exons atgggcagcgcGGCCGCGCCGCTGCGGGTGCTGCTGGACATGGACGGGGTCCTGGCCGACTTCGAGGGCGCCGTGCTGCGGGAGTTCCGCGCCCGCTTCCCCGCGGAGCCGCgcgtggagctggagcagcgccgCGGCTTCTCGGTGCGGGAGCAGTACCGCAGCCTGCGGGAGGACCTGGCG GCCAAGGTAGCCAGTGTCTATGAGTCGCCTGGCTTCTTCCTAAGCTTGGATCCAATTCCAGGAGCCCTAGAAGCTGTGCAGGAGATGTTCCACATGCAGGA TACTGAGGTCTTCATTTGCACGAGCCCTCTCCGGAATTACGAGCACTGCGTCGTGGAAAAG TATAAGTGGGTAGAGAAACACTTGGGACCCGAGTTTGTGGAGCGGATTATTCTGACCCGAGACAAGACCGTGGTGGCTGCTGACCTGCTGTTTGATGACAAGGACACCATCCAAG gcGCGGAGCCGAAGCCGAGCTGGGAGCACATCCTGTTCACCTGCTGCCACAACCGGCACCTCCAGCTGCCGGCCCCGCGCCGGCGCCTGCGCTCCTGGGCCGACGACTGGAAGGCCATCCTGGAAAGCAAGCGCAGGCAGTAA